In Rhodamnia argentea isolate NSW1041297 chromosome 1, ASM2092103v1, whole genome shotgun sequence, the genomic window ACACAGAGAAGTTAATATGTCTTAATTAACCGATTAGCTAACTGAATATGCTGTTGGCGAGCTCGGATTTAGGTTTGTTCTTGCTGATCTCGCGAAGGTATTCTCGGGTTATTGGTGCGTCGATCCAAGAATAGCTAAGGAATGGATGTTAGAGAATACAAGGAGGACTAATTCAAAGGAAGAGTTGATATCTCATCGGAGACTCTTATGCTGAGTGGACCATAATGTCTTAATCCCCGACACGGGGAATGAAAATTCAACTTCTGTCTAGATGATAAACCTGTCCTTTCCTCAGACAACAACGTTCACTCTCCGGAAGATTACGACACTCGAACTACGCATGCTTCTGCCTCGTTAGAGGCTCTGCGTTAATGTCGGGCACTAAATAGGAGGGCCCCTCCGGTTTTGAAATTATATTGCTATTCTCGATCCAAGTTCAAGTTGCAAATGGATTGGAGCCCAAACTTGACACTGGTATCGCTCGTCTTCGATTGGCTTGCCTTGTCTTGACGGAGTCTAGAAACTATGGCATGCTCTAACTAGTGAAGCAAATGCACATTCCAGGTGGTTGGACATGATGCTGATGGTTCATGAATGAGTCGGCTTCTGATCAAGGCCCCATCTAGAGATCCAAATTTTATAGATGACCAAGCTTGAGCGACTTCAGCCAATCCGATTCATATAAGAGGACGAATGAGAAAAAgacagaagaaaatgaagaagttggACTTTTCTAACCAATTAATCGGGACAAGTCCTATCTTTTCATGACCGTTCGAAAGACAAGCTGGAAAGAAGCATACCATGCATGCTTTTTTCTTCAAGGCTTATGTAGTTCGAGTCCAGTTATAAATAATTCAGCAAGTAGCTGAAGAAATATCATACAAAGTTTTGGTGCATACACTCTTGTTACCCAAGTCATGGTCTCTTCCATAGTTCCAGATAAACCTCAATCTAATTTTGTTTCCTTAAAGTTATTGGCCTACATCAGTATCATCGCCGACTTAGTTTTCACCTTATCTCTTGTTCCGGCTTTCGCTTCTCCGGCTTATTTCGGTGCTCAAGCGAGCAAAGGAACCGCCGAAAGAGAGGAAGCACATGCTCTCTTGGAGTGGAAATCTAGTCTTGACGGATATAGTCAAGGTGCTTTATCTTCATGGCGAGGCCATGACCCTTGCTTATGGAGAGGGCTTGGTTGTAGTAGCTCGAGAAGCGTCTCGGAGCTTAATCTCTCTGACATGGGTTTGGGAGGTTCGCTCAGCAAACTTAACTTCACCGCTCCGTGGAATCTAGTTAGCCTCAATCTCTCGGTGAACTCGCTCCGTGGTCCCATTCCTTCGTCTATCGGTAACCTCTCTAAGTTGTCCACTCTGTCTATCTTTAACAACTCGCTCTACGGCACAATCCCTCTTGAAATAAGCAAGTTGAGCAGTCTAAGCATTCTTTACCTTGACGGGAATCATCTCCACGGAACTATCCCGGAAGAAATAGGAATGATGCACTCTCTTTCGAACCTCTCCTTGTATGACAATAATCTCACGAAGTCGATTCCTACTTCAATGCGAAACTTGAGCATCTTAACATTTCTTGCCTTGGGCCAAAACAATCTCGTAGGGTCGGTTCCTCGAGAAATTTACACCCTACGTTCTCTTACCTTTCTTTCTCTCCGAATAAACAAATTAACCGGTTCCATTCCTCTGTCTATAGGAAATCTGAGTAATCTCCACGTCCTTAACTTCCAACAAAACTTTCTTTACGGTCCAATTCCCCGGGAAATAGGAAGGCTGAAACCTCTGTCAAGGCTCACTTTGTCCGGCAATAATTTCAGGGGTCCAATTCCTGTGTCTATAGGAAACTTGACTTCCCTAGCTTTATTAGTCCTCGCTTTGAACAATCTTTCCAGCTCCATTCCTGAAGAAGTTGGAACCTTGAGACATCTGAAGGAACTTCGCCTGTCGGAAAACGGTCTCAACGGGTCAATCCCGAGATCAATTGGAAAATTGGTCAACTTGAGTGTACTAAGTTTGCACTATAACCGTCTTTCCGGTTTCATCCCGGATGAAATGAACAATCTTAGAACTCTAAGACATTTCTCCATAGGTGACAATAATCTAACAGGGAGACTACCGGATAAAATTTGCCTTGGAGGGTTACTCGAAAATTTTACAGCGCCAAATAATCACTTTGATGGTCCTCTTCCTAAGAGCCCGAAGAATTGCAGTAGCTTATTGAGGATTCGGCTTGATGGGAACCGACTCACGGGAAACCCGACAGAAGATTTTGGTGCATATCCCAACTTGAAGTACATTGACTTGAGTCATAACAAATTCTACGGTGGACTTTCTTCGAAATGGGGCTGTTCCCATAACTTAACAAGCCTAAGAATCTCCAGTAACAACATTTTCGGTGGGATGCATCCCATGATTGGGAATATGACCCAGCTGAGAGTATTAGATCTCTCATCGAACTATATTACCAGTCGGCTTCCGAGGGAATTGAGAGGATTGACTTCACCGCTTGAACTTGATCTAGGTGATAACAAAATATCCGGTAATATCCCTCCCGAGATTGGTCATTTGTCTACACTGCAGAAGCTCAACTTAGGGAGCAACAAGTTTGGTGGCTCGATCCCTCCGCAGATTAGGATGGTGCGAAGCTTGTGGATCTTGAATTTGAGCAACAATGAAATTCGAGCCAGTATTCCTTCGGAGATAGGCAATTTGCGGTTTTTGAGTGATCTCGATCTGTCCCATAACTTCTTGGCGGGAAAAATACCACAGAGCATCGGAAAGTTGACGATTTTGGAAGTGTTGAATTTATCCCAAAACAGCCTCTGCGGCGTCATACCCCAAAGTTTCGACAATATGTTGGGATTGGTATCTGTGAATATATCCCACAACTACCTGGAGGGTCCAATCCCAAACATCAAAGCCTTTCGTTATGCTCCATACGGCTAAGTAGCAAGCAATAAAGCCGAGTTGTGTGGTGTCGTGGCTGGTTTGAAGAAATGCTCTGGGAGGACTTATAGTGAGAAAGGAAACAAGTTTATGATTCTAGTCATTCTCTTAATAGTCAGCTTCATCCTCCTCACATCTTTATTCGTGGGAGCGATTCTTCTAGCCTGCCAAAGGCACAAAAGCGCAGAACAAGACTCATTGGAAGCACAAGTGCGAGGAGATGCTTTTGCGATATGGGGCTATGACGGAAACATGGCGTATGAAAACATTGTCAAAGCCACGGAAGGATTCGATTCCAAGTACTATGTGGGAGAGGGAGCATATGGAGTTGTATACAAAGCCAAGCTATCTGCTAATCAAGTGTTTGCCGTGAAGAAAATCCACGCTTCGCAACAGGATGACATTTTCGGGTTAATGTCACTGAAGCGGGAGGCCTCTGCATTGGCAAATATACGACACCGTAACATTGTTGAGCTCTATGGATACTGCTTCCATCCGAGACACTCATTCTTGGTGTATGAATTCATAGAAAGAGGAAGCTTGAGAAGGACCTTGAGCAATGACGAGATGGCGACGGAGTTTGATTGGGCTAGGAGGGCGAGGGCGATCAAAGGGGTGGCGAATGCATTGTCTTACATGCACCACGATTTCTCTCCTCCATGGATTCATAGAGACATCACCAgctgtcgaatatctaaattcgatcatATAACGTGCAAGGTAATGGTGATTATGAAGCTCATGTTTCTGATTTTGGCACATCGCTTTTCTCACCCAAGGCTTCGCCCTAAACATATAGGGCGAAACCCTATGGAAAttcaaaattgcccacatagcctaaaatattggATTTTTCCATTGACCTTCTATAACACTTGGATATATAGCACCAAGTGTGTGTGAGCTTGCCTCACAATCTGGTAATATGTAATACAAGACATCGGATGGTGATTATAAAGCTCATGTTTCGTTTGGCTCAATTCTTTTACATGAATTGGATTATATTGCTTAAGATTACCAAATAACAACTTAATGCTCATCTTATTTATTGCAGAGTTAGCATATTCTGCAGTCACAGAAAAATGCGATGTGTATAGCTTTGGAATAATTGCATTGGAAGTAATCATGGGACGGCATCCGGGTGATCTCGTCTCCAGCTCATGTCAATCATCAACATCGTCGGTACAATTCAACTCGGGAACACTACTGCAAGATGTGCTGGACCGGCGCCTCCCGCTTCCTCCGGACAAGGACGCGGAGAACGTGGCCTCAATTGCTAAACTCGCACTCGCATGTGTGGAAGCCGATCCTCATTGTCGGCCCGCCATGCGAAAAGTTTGTCAAGGACTTTCAATTCAAGTGCCTCTAGTGAAGCCATTCTCGGATGTCGGGTTGAGGGAGCTGAATGGTGTGCCAACTTTTGAGGTACCCGAACATTTGAGGGAGTGATTGACAAGAAGAGAGCCGGATGATTTCGTGTCCGTACATGTTCAAGTAAAACTCAGTTTCTCTTTTCGAGTGCTATAGAATATGGAAGTGCTAATGCATTAATTATTTTCATAGACAACTTCTCATCCACCCTACTCAACTCCGCATCGCCCTTCTTGCTAGAATAATATTGGGAAAGCACCAGAAAAGGCCAATGCCGGGAACATTTGATAGATAGTTCATAAGTTGAGCTTATTGATAATCCAGTTGAGCCCACATTCATTTAGAAATTTGAATTATCGAGTATGAATCGACTATGTATTATCAAAACCGATATCCAATATGggacttttttttctctcttccacaCTACTCAAATGTGAACACAAGAAACAAtaatagagtttttttttttttttgtttggtcgaactATAGTAGAGTTAAAGAAACTTAATTTACAACTTTCTAGCGGTTCTTCTTGGGTGCTTGACACGCTTGTTTAAGAAAACTACTAGATTTGAAGTATTGGCTTATGAATAATGGTAAATAAAACGAAGCGGCACAAtgatattgaataattattAGTTACTTAAGTCTATGCCATATTGCGCTTCAAATTCGCTAGCTTAAATCATGACCACGACATTACTCTCCGAGGTGTAAAATGTTAACTCATCGAGCCATTGTCCCGTAGATTGAGACGCGCACCGTAAGCCGGTCTTTAACAAAAATTTGTATGATCTATAGACCATGTACATCAGGTCCATCTTGACCATGGAAACGGAGGTCTGATTTGACACGAGACTCGGCCAGATTTGATTGATCAAATGGGCA contains:
- the LOC115732547 gene encoding MDIS1-interacting receptor like kinase 2-like isoform X1, with translation MATEFDWARRAGSIKGVANALSYMHRDCSPPWIHSDITGNNVLLDGDYEAHVSNFGTARLLKPDSSNWTLVVGTLGYIAPELAYSAVTEKCDVYSFGIIALEVIMGRHPGDLVSSSCQSSTSSVQFNSGTLLQDVLDRRLPLPPDKDAENVASIAKLALACVEADPHCRPAMRKVCQGLSIQVPLVKPFSDVGLRELNGVPTFEVPEHLRE